DNA sequence from the Streptomyces sp. HUAS 15-9 genome:
CCGGTACGCCCTCGGGCGCATTGACCACCGGACCAGCAGGATCCAACCGCACCGCCTCGTCCAGGCGTACTCAACGCCCAGGTGAGCGCCGAGGAGCGCGAGGGGAACAGCGGGCACCAGGCGGCGCTCATGGGTAGCCGGGGGCGTGCGGGAACAGGCGTGCGTCTGATTGCCGAAATTCTCACCGGGCGTGCTGAATGTTCGAGGGCTCTGTGCGATGGCGTGAATTCATACAGTGACCACAGCTGGGTCTCGAGGCCGGCGTCGACCCGATGGGGGAGCCGTGTTGGATCGGGGATGGGGCGAGGTGCTGTCAGTGGCAGTCGCGGCGCGCGTCCTCGGCCAGGACATCGCATCGTTCGGTGCCGGGCCGCCCTAGGAGGCCACCAGAGCGTCTGCGAGGCAGGCTGAATGTATGGTGTCGTTCTTTCGTCCACCCTCTGGACCAGGAGTGGGCGGTCAAAGCAGCGTCCTGCTCGCACTGGCGCAGTGTGTGCCGTTTGTGATCGCGCTGGCGGTACTGATCATCGAGCTCACCCCAGCTCACTTCATCTATACCGGCCCGTTTCTCACCGCGGTGCCGGCGCTGGCGGCGGTAACGATGGGCCCCAAGCGCACGGCCCTGGCGGTGGCTCTCGCGCTGGCGGTCAGCGTGACCACGGCCACCTACAATCAGGCATGGGGGACCCTGCAGGTCTATACCAACTTCCTGGCTCTGGTCCTGGTATCCCTCGCCGGTTTCATCACAAGTAGCGCCGTGCGTGCGTACAGGAGGAGCGAGCTCGAGCAGGTCCGCCGGATCGCCGTGGCAGCACAGGAGGTCATTCTGCGGCCAGTCCCCGAGCGCCTGGGCCCGGTGCGGGCGGCCAGTCTGTGTCTCGCGGCCGGGACCGGGGCGCAGGTAGGCGGTGATCTGTACGAGGCCGTGCAGACGCGGTACGGCGTCCGGATGATCGTGGGGGACGTCCGCGGCAAGGGGCTGACTGCCATGCGCGCGGTCGCGGTGGTGCTGGGCGCGTTCCGGGTGGTCGTGCACTACGAGGACGATCTGGTGGGGGTCATGAACCACTGCGCGGCCGCGCTGCGCCGGGAGGCCGCTGTGCCGGGCGCCTATCCCGAGGAAGCCCTGATGGAGGGATTCACCACCGCACTCATCGCCCAGGTGCCGGACGACGAACCCGTAGTGCAACTGGTCAACCGCGGCCATCCGCCCGCGCTAGTACTCCACGAGGGCCGAACCCAGCCTTTGATGCCCACCTCGCCGCGTCCGCCCCTGGGCCTGGAGGATCTGATCACCGGCCCTCCCGAGAAGCCAGAGAGCTATCCACTCGTACCCGGGGACCGTCTACTCCTCTACACCGATGGCGTGATCGAAGCCCGCAACCTTGACAACGACTTCTTCCCTCTGTCGGAGACCATGGAGTCGATCAGCTTCAGCACCACCCCCGAAGAGTTCCTTGAGCAACTGCACCACGCATTGATCCGCCACACCGAAGGCCACTTGGCGGACGACGTGGCGATGATCCTTGTCGACCGGCTCGACGAAGGAGTCGGCATACCGGTCATCTGAGACCTCGGTCAGTCATTGGGCAGTGTGTGGGTACTCACGGTGATACCGCGGTGTCCTGTGCGACCTGTTCAGATTCGGTGCGCCGATCAGGATGACGCCACCCCTTGCGAACGGGCGATGGAGCGGCTCGCATCGTGCGGGACGGCCGCTGATGTGGGTGCCGCATTGCCCACTGTCAGCACCGTGCCGGTGTCCGCCGTGGTACGTGCCACCTCCCGGTGGGCGCCTCTGCGTTGGTAGTACGGCCCCGAACCCGACCTGTACCGGTGGGCTCGCCCATTCAACTGTCGCAGCCTCGTCGTCGGCTGCCGTCCCTCCCGGAAAGGCTTGGACGCTCAACGCCCCGCTAGCAGAAACACTCTCCGCCGCCCTGCTCGTCGTGGTCCTGACGTGTGCGGTGATCCGGCCGTGGGGCTGGCCGGAGGCCGTCGTCACCGTCCCGGCCACCGGGCGATCTCCCTGGACCACGCGGAGGCCGAGGCCGCCCGGCTCGGTCCGGTCATCGGCTTCCTCGCGGCAGTGCTGGTCCTGGCCCAGATGTGTGTGACGACGGGGGCCATCCACGCCTGCGGGGCGTGGATGGCCTGCAGCGCGGCCATGCGCCGGTGCCGGCCACTGGTGAGGTGTTCGCGGCCCGCTTCCTTGCAGGCTTGCTCTAGTTGCTCGGCCGTGCGCATGCACGCGTCTCGTATCGGTGACAGGGCCGGGTCGGCTGAACACTCGGCGAGATGCGGGACCATGCGCTGGCCATGGCTCATGGTGTGGCCGCATGGTCAGCGCTGGGCCGCTGAACCGGCCACTTCGCATGGTGGAGAAGTAGTCGATCCCTCCGGTTCACCATCTGCCTTCCTAGGCACGGACCTGCGCGGGATGATGGCGGGCATGTGGGGATGGAGAAACGCGACGCGGCGAGTTAGTGCGGTCTACTTTGCGTTGGCATTAGGCGGGATCATCGGCGCGTTGTGGGTCGCACACCGATTTCACCTTGGGGCGGCCGCGACTGCAGCGTCACTGCTGCCTACTCTGGCTCCGTTGTTCTTGTCCTGGGTGACCTTCCGCTCGGGTGCGGAACGTGCTGCCGAGCAGCCACTGGAGGAGATCGCAGAGCATCTGGCGCAAGTCGTCCAGAATCAGTGGGAGACCGAGGTCCAGGTGCGGCGCGTGAACGATCCGTATCCCATGACGGTGAGGTGGAGGACCGCCCCGGACGATCTGGTCGAATCCTGGTCGCTGCTCCAGGCGACTGCCGGCGACTGGCCTGGAGAACTGGGCCGTATCCCCGAGGGGTGGGCAAATTCCCCAGCAGAGTTGGAAGGTTCTGGGGCGGAAATTACGCGAGTATTCGCAGAAAGGGTCCCTACTCGGCGACTTCTGGTGCTGGGAGGGCCTGGCGCGGGAAAGACAGTCCTCCTCTCACGGCTGGTGTTGGGGCTGCTTCACCGACGGATGACGAATGCTGCCAGCCCGCACACCAATGCCGTTCCAGTGCTGTTTCCGCTGGCGACGTGGAATCCCACACGACAGGATCTCTACGCTTGGATGGCCGAGCGGCTCGCCTCGGACTATCCCACCCTGACTGAACCTGCACCTACGCGGTACGGGCATATTGATCGCGCCCGCGCTCTACTCGGCCGGCGGCTGATCCTCCCCGTCTTGGACGGCTTCGACGAGATTCCTACGCCCCTTCGCGCGGCAGCTCTCAGTGCGATCAACGAAGCACTTCCCATGGGGCATCCCGTCGTCCTGTCCAGCCGAGTCGGCGAATACCGGGACGTGCTGTACCCCCACGCCGGCTTGCCGGCCAGGTTGGCTGGAGCAGCAGGCATTGAGCTACGTCCTCTGGACGCCGAAGATGTCGCAGCCTACTTGCGGCGCGATGCCGGAGCCAGCGGATACGCCGCTGACCGCTGGAGCCCTGTGGCTGCTCAGCTGGGCACCACAACTCCCGTCGGCGAGGCATTGCACACACCGCTCATGCTCTTCCTGGCCCGCGCCATCTACAACCCCCGCCCTGGCGAGAGCTCCCACGACTTGCCCAACCCTGGAGAACTCTGCGATACGTCACGCTTTCCCACCCGTGTCGCCGTCGAGCGCCACCTCTTCTCCGCGTTCATCACATCTGCCTACCGCTCCCATCCCCGCTATCCATGCCGGTGGACGCCCCAACAGGCTCAGAGAAGTTTCGTCTTCCTCGCGCGCTACCTTCACCGCGTCCATAACGCCACCCCTGATCTGGCCTGGTGGAAGCTACGACGAGCCGTTCAACGCAGCATCCCCGTGATGGTCACCAAGGCGATGTGCCTGTTTCTCAGCGTCGTGTTTACGGCCATCGGCTTCATCATCGCTCCCGATGCCGGCAACAGGATTTTGGCCCTGATCGTCGGACCCATCCTCGGTGTCTTCGCCGGCATCCTCCTCGCGGTGCCAGGCTGGTTGGCCTTCGACGAAGCACCACGTCGTCCTGCATCGGGACTGCGGTGGGCGCCGAACTGGCCGGGGGCGGCCATCGCGGTAGCCACCACTGCCCTGCTGGTCGCACCCGCCGGGCTGCCCCTTGCCTCGGCCGCGACAGTCGGACTGGGCCTGTGTATTGCCTTCGGGCTGGGAGTCACTTCAGCCGACACCGCCGTGGCGGTCGGCCCCGTGGCACTCTGGTCACGGGACAGACGCGTCTTTTGGGCTCTCACTCTCGGAGTCGCAGTTTCTGCGGGTCTCGGTCCCTGGATACTGCTCGTCTTGAGCGGTGCAGACGCAGCGGGCCAAGCAGCCGCGCTGGCGGGCGCCCTATGGCTCGGCCTGACCATCGCCTTCACAAGGACGGCCTGGGGCCCATTCTCAGCAGCCAAGTTTCACTTGGCCTCCCACCACCGCATTCCTCGCAACCTCATGGCATTCCTCGCCGACGCTCACCAGCACCGGGGTGTGCTGCGGCAAGTTGGAGCGGTTTACCAGTTTCGGCACATCGACCTGCAACGTCATCTCGCCAGAGCTGGGGATGGTGGCTGATCACTCGTTGACCCGGGTCGGTGCAGAACAGGAGCGCAACCACTTTGCTGAGCCTTGGTGGGATCGCCTGCCCCCTTGGTCGGCGGCCGCGTCCCGTACACCTTGGGGATCCGCGCCCGGTGACACTCGACCGTCCGGCCCCGCTGAGAGGACCGTGCGCCGGATGCTCGCCAACGCTACCGACCGGCCGCCGACTCTGGACAGGCGCACTTCCCGGACCACAAAACTGCCGCGGGG
Encoded proteins:
- a CDS encoding NACHT domain-containing protein, whose product is MFLSWVTFRSGAERAAEQPLEEIAEHLAQVVQNQWETEVQVRRVNDPYPMTVRWRTAPDDLVESWSLLQATAGDWPGELGRIPEGWANSPAELEGSGAEITRVFAERVPTRRLLVLGGPGAGKTVLLSRLVLGLLHRRMTNAASPHTNAVPVLFPLATWNPTRQDLYAWMAERLASDYPTLTEPAPTRYGHIDRARALLGRRLILPVLDGFDEIPTPLRAAALSAINEALPMGHPVVLSSRVGEYRDVLYPHAGLPARLAGAAGIELRPLDAEDVAAYLRRDAGASGYAADRWSPVAAQLGTTTPVGEALHTPLMLFLARAIYNPRPGESSHDLPNPGELCDTSRFPTRVAVERHLFSAFITSAYRSHPRYPCRWTPQQAQRSFVFLARYLHRVHNATPDLAWWKLRRAVQRSIPVMVTKAMCLFLSVVFTAIGFIIAPDAGNRILALIVGPILGVFAGILLAVPGWLAFDEAPRRPASGLRWAPNWPGAAIAVATTALLVAPAGLPLASAATVGLGLCIAFGLGVTSADTAVAVGPVALWSRDRRVFWALTLGVAVSAGLGPWILLVLSGADAAGQAAALAGALWLGLTIAFTRTAWGPFSAAKFHLASHHRIPRNLMAFLADAHQHRGVLRQVGAVYQFRHIDLQRHLARAGDGG
- a CDS encoding PP2C family protein-serine/threonine phosphatase, which translates into the protein MIALAVLIIELTPAHFIYTGPFLTAVPALAAVTMGPKRTALAVALALAVSVTTATYNQAWGTLQVYTNFLALVLVSLAGFITSSAVRAYRRSELEQVRRIAVAAQEVILRPVPERLGPVRAASLCLAAGTGAQVGGDLYEAVQTRYGVRMIVGDVRGKGLTAMRAVAVVLGAFRVVVHYEDDLVGVMNHCAAALRREAAVPGAYPEEALMEGFTTALIAQVPDDEPVVQLVNRGHPPALVLHEGRTQPLMPTSPRPPLGLEDLITGPPEKPESYPLVPGDRLLLYTDGVIEARNLDNDFFPLSETMESISFSTTPEEFLEQLHHALIRHTEGHLADDVAMILVDRLDEGVGIPVI